From Leptotrichia wadei, one genomic window encodes:
- a CDS encoding DKNYY domain-containing protein — MKNKVFKIFVIMILSVNISYAGSNPKIDKATFQEIDAVYAKDKNGVYVWENRGWKKLEGIDPITFQIINISGSARRYLKDKNGIYNIDGDSDNLVLEKLPYDPQTYEVINQLYSKDKNNIYYSNRKIIGADLPTFQIGSDGFSKDKNNIYFGGKKILGVDRDTIKIIELPYIKDKNNVYYGNKKIEGADKNTFELTYDFGSVVNGYYSKDKNNVYYENKKLKGIDVKTFKKISRLVDNFLIEDKNGFYIVEKDGSIVPIDGKEVDIENLSQLAIKTNLYHDKDSMYFVKNHKLVKIKDAPKVDPYNLSTYNDKYINKYNVVYYLDTDEGAFKKLEKAESHQFSAYGDTEYAKGRRNVYFKGKILAGADYESFGMKYNHEKDVYEIRDKNKVYETVKAD, encoded by the coding sequence ATGAAAAATAAAGTTTTTAAAATATTTGTAATTATGATTTTATCAGTAAATATAAGTTATGCAGGAAGTAATCCAAAAATAGATAAAGCAACATTTCAGGAAATAGATGCTGTATATGCAAAAGATAAAAATGGAGTTTATGTCTGGGAAAATAGAGGGTGGAAAAAATTAGAAGGAATAGATCCGATTACTTTTCAAATTATAAATATTAGCGGGAGTGCGCGTCGATATCTAAAAGATAAAAATGGAATTTACAATATTGATGGAGATAGTGATAATTTGGTACTGGAAAAATTACCGTATGATCCTCAGACGTATGAAGTGATAAATCAATTGTATTCAAAAGATAAAAACAATATTTATTATTCAAATAGAAAAATAATAGGAGCAGATTTACCTACATTCCAAATAGGAAGTGATGGTTTTTCAAAAGATAAAAATAATATTTATTTTGGGGGTAAGAAAATATTGGGTGTTGATAGAGACACTATTAAGATAATAGAACTTCCTTATATAAAGGATAAAAATAATGTTTACTATGGAAATAAAAAAATAGAAGGAGCAGATAAAAACACATTTGAATTAACATATGATTTTGGATCTGTAGTAAATGGATATTATTCAAAAGATAAAAACAATGTCTATTATGAAAATAAGAAATTAAAAGGTATAGATGTAAAAACATTTAAGAAAATAAGCAGATTAGTTGACAATTTTCTTATAGAAGATAAAAATGGATTTTACATTGTTGAGAAAGACGGAAGTATAGTTCCGATAGACGGTAAGGAAGTGGATATTGAAAATCTTTCACAGTTAGCAATCAAAACTAACTTGTATCACGATAAGGACAGTATGTATTTTGTAAAAAATCATAAACTTGTAAAAATAAAAGATGCTCCTAAGGTTGATCCATATAATTTATCGACATATAATGACAAATATATAAATAAGTATAATGTAGTTTATTACTTAGATACAGATGAAGGTGCATTTAAAAAACTTGAAAAAGCAGAAAGCCATCAGTTTAGTGCATATGGCGATACTGAATATGCAAAAGGAAGAAGAAATGTTTATTTTAAAGGTAAAATTTTAGCGGGTGCTGATTATGAAAGTTTTGGCATGAAATATAATCATGAAAAGGATGTATATGAAATAAGAGATAAAAATAAAGTTTATGAAACAGTAAAAGCAGACTAG
- a CDS encoding lysozyme inhibitor LprI family protein yields MKKLFFTLTVLLMGVVACSKSGKDEKKETKETEIKQEVNKTTAVSSSSIKSESSYETQILERMEAVKKEIQPVLDSGVTADMNNAIQKLGDSWETEMKKVYELLLSKLSENEKAKLQKEQEEWLKKVKEDVEKSTEESEGGTISGTLGGNAWASGIEKRTLELAKRYDLLNNK; encoded by the coding sequence TGGGAGTTGTCGCATGTTCAAAATCTGGAAAAGATGAAAAAAAGGAAACGAAAGAAACGGAAATAAAGCAAGAAGTTAATAAAACAACGGCAGTTTCTTCAAGCAGCATAAAATCAGAAAGCAGTTATGAAACTCAAATATTGGAAAGAATGGAAGCAGTAAAAAAGGAAATTCAGCCAGTTTTGGATTCTGGAGTGACAGCAGACATGAATAATGCAATTCAAAAATTAGGAGATTCATGGGAAACAGAAATGAAAAAGGTTTATGAATTGTTATTATCAAAATTATCAGAAAATGAAAAGGCAAAATTGCAAAAAGAGCAGGAAGAATGGTTAAAAAAAGTTAAGGAAGATGTTGAAAAAAGTACTGAAGAGTCAGAAGGTGGAACAATATCAGGAACTCTAGGAGGAAATGCCTGGGCAAGTGGAATAGAGAAAAGAACTTTAGAATTGGCAAAAAGATATGATTTATTAAATAATAAATAA